In a single window of the Rhizoctonia solani chromosome 16, complete sequence genome:
- a CDS encoding AN1-type zinc finger protein 1 → MAAKKRCQHSDGCGSPALRIVGQCPHCTSQFCGQHRLPEHHKCSGMSQCKQQAFEKNKARLEQERTVASKMTTA, encoded by the exons ATGGCTGCTAAGAAGCGTTGCCAACACTCTGACGGATGTGGCAGCCCTGCCCTCCGTATCGTAGGCCAGTGCCCCCATTGCACATCACAGTTCTGCGGACAG CACCGACTGCCAGAACACCACAAGTGCTCGGGAATGAGCCAGTGCAAGCAACAGGCATTCGAGAAGAACAAGGCCAGGCTCGAGCAGGAGCGCACCGTTGCCAGCAAGATGACCACCGCATAG
- a CDS encoding metallophosphoesterase domain-containing protein 1 — translation MELPQSSHSGPTYQVYTNFPLGVPIPRPGKDWTRFICISDTHKKTLPLVDGDVLIHAGDFTTFSQGFKPALDWIKELRHPQKVLIAGNHEFNLDSKCRSAFYGRVGSQMAADLDEERRMLTDESAVDSNLTYLEVTSAEIPGASGKKWSVYGSPYTPEFGTMGFSYPRSAESTIWADVPQNTEVLVTHGPPFGILDLSRHDKGHVGCPALAHAVLHCLPRVRLHVYGHIHESRGVEVHTGFGGQDVIFVNAACRDLKHPQPIIVDLKN, via the exons ATGGAGCTTCCTCAGTCATCTCATTCGGGTCCAACATACCAAGTGTACACCAACTTCCCGCTTGGTGTACCAATCCCTCGGCCCGGAAAAGACTGGACTCGATTCATTTGCATATCTGATACACACAAAAAGACGCTGCCGCTGGTCGACGGGGACGTATTAATTCATGCAGGCGATTTTACAACATTTAGCCAGGGGTTCAAGCCTGCTTTGGACTGGATAAAAGAACTCAGGCATCCACAAAAAGT GCTCATTGCCGGAAATCATGAG TTTAATTTGGACTCGAAATGTAGAAGCGCTTTCTATGGCAGAGTTGGTTCCCAAATGGCTGCG GACCTCGATGAGGAACGTAGAATGCTCACTGACGAATCGGCAGTTGATTCAAATCTTACATATCTCGAAGTTACCTCCGCCGAAATTCCTGGGGCATCCGGCAAAAAGTGGAGCGTGTACGGAAGTCCA TACACGCCAGAGTTTGGCACAATGGGATTTTCGTATCCTAGAAGTGCAGAGAGCa CGATATGGGCTGATGTGCCTCAGAATACTGAAGTGTT AGTCACTCATGGACCTCCATTTGGAATCTTGGATCTTTCGAGGCACGACAAGGGCCACGTTGGGTGTCCAGCACTCGCGCATGCAGTCTTACACTGCCTTCCTCGTGTTCGCTTGCATGTTTATGGACATATTCATGAGAGCCG TGGTGTGGAAGTACACACAGGTTTTGGAGGCCAAGATGTCATATTCGTCAACGCCGCATGTCGCGACCTCAAGCATCCTCAGCCCATTATTGTGGACTTGAAGAATTAA
- a CDS encoding aminotransferase class I and II protein: MAARIKQLAAHISPSQQSTTMSSASTFAKVPLAPRTGMHIIFKLTATYKADTFPQKVNLGVGAYRDDDNKPWVLPVVKKATEILLNDPALDHEYLPITGLPEYTSAAAKLILGADSPAIAEGRVASVQTISGTGANHLGALFLSRFYEWTDNKPQVFVSDPTWINHFAIMRNVQIDPLTYPYYDPKTIGLDFSGLLNSLKTAPVRSVFLLHACAHNPTGVDPTHQQWEEIANVFLEKGHYVFFDSAYQGFASGDLDKDAWASFAKNAGLYGERVGALHVVSPTQEEANRVKSQLSVLQRSEISNPPAHGARLIALILNDPTLFDEWKRDIKTMAHRIIAMREELYNILTNELKTPGNWNHITDQIGMFSFTGISPEQSQQLIDKAHIYLTANGRISMAGLNSHNLRYFAESLDKVVRGTL, translated from the exons ATGGCCGCACGTATCAAGCAGTTAGCCGCTCACATTTCTCCCTCCCAGCAATCTACCACCATGTCTTCTGCATCCACTTTTGCCAAGGTTCCTCTCGCCCCCCGGACAGGTATGCATAT CATCTTCAAGCTGACCGCTACGTACAAAGCCGATACCTTTCCCCAAAAAGTAAACCTCGGTGTGGGTGCCTACCGTGACGACGACAACAAGCCGTGGGTCCTTCCGGTTGTCAAAAAG GCAACCGAGATCCTGCTCAATGACCCCGCGCTTGATCACGAGTATTTGCCCATTACCGGTCTGCCAGAGTACACCAGTGCCGCTGCCAAGCTCATCCTTGGGGCCGATTCCCCCGCGATTGCAGAAGGCCGCGTTGCAAG TGTCCAGACCATCTCAGGAACCGGCGCAAACCACCTCGGAGCTCTCTTCCTCTCGCGTTTCTACGAATGGACGGACAACAAGCCTCAAGTGTTCGTTTCTGACCCGACATGGATCAACCACTTTGCGATCATGCGCAATGTCCAGATCGATCCCTTGACCTACCCGTACTACGATCCCAAGACGATCGGTCTCGATTTTTCCGGCCTGCTAAACTCACTCAAGACCGCGCCGGTCCGGTCGGTATTTTTGCTCCATGCATGCGCGCATAACCCGACCGGAGTCGACCCCACACACCAGCAATGGGAGGAGATCGCAAACGTCTTTCTCGAAAAGGGCCATTACGTGTTCTTCGATTCGGCCTACCAGGGCTTCGCGAGTGGTGATTTGGACAAGGATGCCTGGGCG AGCTTTGCCAAAAACGCCGGCTTGTACGGCGAACGTGTCGGAGCTCTCCATGTTGTTTCTCCAACCCAGGAAGAGGCCAACCGCGTCAAGAGTCAACTGTCGGTTCTTCAGCGCAGTGAAATCAGTAACCCCCCGGCTCATGGTGCCCGCTTG ATTGCTTTGATATTGAACGACCCGACTCTCTTTGACGAATGGAAGCGTGATATCAAGACGATGGCGCACAGGATTATCGCCATGCGTGAAGAACTGTACAACATTCTGACCAACGAGCTCAAGACTCCTGGCAACTGGAATCACATTACAGATCAG ATTGGCATGTTCAGCTTTACTGGTATTTCTCCCGAGCAATCGCAGCAGCTCATCGACAAGGCACACATCTACCTCACTGCCAATGGCCGTATCTCCATGGCCGGCCTGAACTCGCACAATCTTCGGTACTTCGCCGAATCGCTCGATAAGGTTGTTCGTGGCACTCTATGA
- a CDS encoding SUR7/Pali family protein — protein MLGVGFIVPFLVFAGFLLLLLVSLSIPIIKTISILNIATNLQAGSITTGISGGVRFGLWGYCVSEITASVFGFDQTRAGYCSRSRLGYDIDSQLLQLLGLDDLNDIVSRGLTFVLVLHPIACGLAFLALLFALMLLCRPARLASAMALVFSVLAAIVTTVAFAIDVALTTIARNKVRDATDGNFVVTYGAIPWMTLGAMVALWAATVGACCGIFVGGRRRREAEKY, from the exons ATGCTAGGTGTAGGATTTATCGTCCCGTTCTTGGTATTTGCAGGATTCCTACTGCTCCTGCTTGTGTCTCTTTCTATCCCAATTATCAAGACAATCTCGATTTTGAATATTGCAACCAACCTCCAAGCAGGTTCTATAACCACCGGCATCTCAGGGGGTGTCAGATTTGGACTGTGGGGATACTGCGTGTCTGAGATCACGGCCTC TGTCTTCGGGTTTGACCAAACGCGTGCCGGGTACTGTTCTCGGTCACGAttaggttatgacattgataGCCAACTCCTTCAGCTGCT TGGACTCGATGACCTCAACGATATCGTTTCACGTGGTCTGACGTTTGTTCTAGTCCTACATCCCATCG CATGCGGACTCGCGTTTTTGGCACTCCTTTTTGCTTTGATGCTCCTATGCCGGCCGGCACGCCTTGCATCTGCCATGGCATTGGTTTTCTCCGTCCTTGCTGCAATCGTCACCACAGTTGCGTTTGCTATCGATGTGGCACTTACTACGATCGCAAGGAACAAAGTGAGAGACGCGACTGACGGGAACTTTGTCGTTACG TATGGAGCAATTCCATGGATGACACTAGGCGCGATGGTTGCATTGTGGGCTGCTACGGTCGGAGCTTGCTGCGGCATCTTTGTGGGAGGGAGACG CCGCCGCGAAGCGGAGAAGTACTAA
- a CDS encoding FUN14 domain-containing protein, translating into MNAQLFRKSNHVLASACRLSRQPSLQTRSFVTGAQRLHALSIENSIAAKWKNTSSQPKQWRLGTMATVSVGLGLAAFAGKQIYCEPSVSPKSRGFSAAAHNPGPGNSGPDPLPPPQSSLSTYELTFGSVAGICAGVFVKKGAKALAFFLGGIFVLLQYFNAIDIIKPTGALPQLGEPRRPATISTLWSWLVDFLTADFPPRATFLAGMILGLRLG; encoded by the exons ATGAACGCGCAATTATTCAGAAAATCTAACCACGTATTGGCGTCTGCGTGTCGGCTATCCAGACAACCTAGCCTCCAAACTAGGTCATTTGTCACTGGGGCCCAAAGGTTGCATGCCCTTAGCATCGAAAACAGCATTGCCGCCAAATGGAAGAACACTTCCAGCCAGCCTAAGCAATGGAGACTGGGAACGATGGCCACGGTGTCTGTTGGACTCGGGTTGGCCGCATTTGCTGGGAAACAAATCTATTGCGAACCCAGTG TTTCCCCCAAATCTCGCGGCTTTTCTGCTGCGGCGCATAATCCTGGCCCAGGAAACTCAGGCCCGGACCCCTTGCCTCCTCCTCAA TCCAGCTTGAGCACATATGAACTTACTTTTGGGTCGGTAGCTGGGATCTGTGCTGGTGTGTTCGTTAAAAAGGGTGCAAAAGCACTGGCATTTTTCCTGGGTGGAATTTTTGTCTTATTACAG TACTTCAATGCAATCGACATTATAAAACCAACTGGGGCGCTGCCTCAGCTCG GCGAACCTCGTCGCCCTGCGACCATATCGACGTTATGGTCATGGCTTGTGGACTTCCTGACTGCAGACTTCCCGCCGCGCGCAACTTTCCTAGCTGGAATGATCCTCGGCCTTCGTCTTGGTTAA
- a CDS encoding FAR-17a/AIG1-like protein: MSFKPIPAVFHAASMSIMAYGFMSLGTVTSNEWISKQTGGHWQFLTILGLAAAWVTIALSLLGDLFPSSQSVSGIKRSLLMISLPVSIIVSGIYWTLMLAFPHLILPPIETPSEPVEPSSAPEAPQFYQIPLKMDLALHLVPSISLVLDFFILERKYAARQLKTQAPFLATLAAVSYATWAEYCASKNGAFPYPFLTISPFHIRVVIYAVTTLLAYLSLLGLNYVHPRQALATGVDAIQKPVSPETFSN; the protein is encoded by the exons ATGTCATTCAAGCCTATCCCTGCAGTATTCCATGCAGCGTCGATGTCTATCATGGCATATGGATTTATGTCCCTGGGCACTGTTACGTCTAACGAATGGATTAGCAAACAAACTGGTGGTCACTGGCAATTTCTAACAATCCTTGG ACTGGCCGCAGCGTGGGTTACCATAGCTTTGAGTCTGCTTGGAGATCTCTTCCCATCTTCTCAAA GCGTCAGTGGAATTAAAAGATCACTGTTGATGATTTCTTTACCA GTTTCAATAATTGTCTCAGGCATTTATT GGACGCTCATGCTTGCTTTCCCCCACTTGATATTGCCTCCTATTGAAACCCCGTCAGAGCCAGTTGAACCCTCATCCGCTCCCGAAGCGCCCCAGTTCTATCAGATTCCTTTGAAGATGGACCTCGCGCTTCACCTCGTACCATCAATCTCACTGGTTCTCGATTTCTTCATTCTTGAGAGGAAATACGCAGCTCGTCAGCTCAAGACTCAGGCCCCATTCTTAGCTACATTGGCGGCAGTATCTTATGCGACATGGGCAGAATACTGTGCTAGCAAGAACGGTGCAT TTCCCTATCCTTTCCTGACGATTAGCCCATTCCATATTCGGGTGGTGATTTACGCAGTGACCACGCTACTCGCTTATCTCTCGCTCCTAGGCCTAAATTACGTGCATCCAAGGCAAGCACTCGCAACGGGGGTGGATGCCATTCAGAAGCCAGTCTCTCCTGAAACTTTCTCCAATTAA
- a CDS encoding adenylosuccinate lyase has protein sequence MPEVENKQQLWGGRFTGTTDPLMWEFNQSLKYDKRMRGADIQGSIAYTKALRLQGVYTEEEEAIMIKGLQAVDQEWESGKFEIKPTDEDIHTANERRLSEIVGPVGGKLHTGRSRNDQCATDLRLWLLAEIKDVESALKGLIRVMVERADSEKDILMPGYTHLQRGQPIRWSHLLLSHAFSFISDLQRLRELVPRVSVLPLGSGALAGNPFGVDREFLAKELGFQSIAENSLWGVSDRDYIVEFMMWASLTMTHASRMAEDLIIYSTAEFGFIQLSDAYSTGSSMMPQKKNPDSLELLRGKSGRIFGNMAGFLMTLKGLPSTYNKDLQEDKEPLFDSVDNVSASLRIAEGVIATLNVNSEKMRAALTMDMLATDLADYLVRKGTPFRETHHISGRAVALAESLGVQLSDLTLEQYKKLSPKFEEDVVSVFDFERSVEQRNAIGGTSKQTVDRQIAVLRKALE, from the exons ATGCCAGAGGTCGAAAATAAGCAGCAGTTGTGGGGAGGACGATTTACAG GGACTACCGACCCCCTGATGTGGGAATTCAACCAATCTTTAAAGTATGACAAGCGGATGAGAGGAGCAGATATTCAAGGCTCTATCGCATATACCAAGGCCTTACGCTTACAAGGCGTCTACacggaggaagaagaggccATCATGATCAAAGGGCTTCAGGCAGTCGACCAGGAGTGGGAGTCTGGGAAG TTCGAAATCAAGCCAACAGATGAGGATATCCATACCGCTAATGAGCGTAGGCTCAGCGAGATCGTCGGCCCAGTAGGCGGGAAGCTACATACCGGGCGATCGCGTAATGATCAATGTGCAACTGATCTACGACTTTGGCTATTGgctgaaatcaaggatgTCGAATCTGCACTCAAGGGGTTGATTCGCGTCATGGTTGAGAGGGCTGATAGTGAGAAAGACATCTTGATGCCCGGATACACTCATCTTCAG AGAGGGCAGCCTATTCGTTGGTCCCACCTCTTGCTTTCCCATGCATTCTCATTCATCTCCGACCTTCAGCGTCTTCGCGAACTTGTTCCTCGTGTATCTGTCCTTCCTCTAGGCTCCGGTGCACTCGCAGGCAACCCATTCGGTGTAGATAGGGAGTTCTTGGCCAAGGAGCTTGGGTTCCAGTCCATTGCAGAAAATAGTCTATGGGGTGTTAGTGATCGCGACTATATTGTCGAGTTCATGATGTGGGCCAGCTTGACTATGACGCATGCTTCTCGCATGGCTGAAGATTTGATCATTTACTCAACTGCCGAGTTTGGCTTCATCCAACTAAGCGACGCATACAG TACTGGGTCTAGTATGATGCCACAAAAAAAGAATCCTGATTCCCTAGAACTACTTCGCGGAAAATCGGGTCGTATTTTCGGAAAT ATGGCTGGTTTCTTGATGACCTTGAAAGGTCTTCCTTCGACATATAATAAGGATTTGCAGGAAGATAAGGAACCGCTATTTGATAGTGTGGACAATGTCTCGGCTTCATTGCGCATAGCAGAAGGCGTGATTGCCACCCTGAATGTCAATTCGGAGAAGATGCGGGCAGCTCTGACGATGGACATGCTCGCTACGGACCTGGCTGACTATCTCGTTCGCAAAGGA ACACCCTTCCGTGAGACGCACCACATATCTGGACGAGCTGTTGCGCTGGCAGAATCCCTTGGGGTCCAGTTATCCGACCTGACCCTCGAGCAATACAAGAAACTCAGTCCTAAATTCGAGGAAGACGTGGTATCCGTCTTCGACTTCGAAAGGAGCGTGGAACAACGAAATGCGATCGGCGGGACCAGTAAGCAAACAGTCGACCGGCAGATTGCAGTTTTGAGAAAAGCTTTGGAATGA
- a CDS encoding 25S rRNA (cytosine-C(5))-methyltransferase nop2, translated as MGRRARNKQAPPTPLDQQQHPKSTSKRKADALDDPAPVKSVKKAKQLELKKPNGAAKSGSKLKKPEKRSATKGKSKAKDAPVEDDDEDWEDMDDEEDDLRTLTKHQFEASDEEEDAYSGKLSDLEGDSDEDEDDEPLRSGNVQELQFSDSDEGDDAQDREDGEGEESDADSDDSDGPITAKNMEARSRRLEKRAAEDAELERAEANYAEPTEAFFKLPTTEEREKEKAAGGPDVQEVQMRMAECVKVLNDFKNLAAEGRSRSEYTEQLISDIASYYGYNEFLAEKLFELFSVSEAIEFFEANEVPRPVTIRTNTLRARRRDLAQALINRGVNLEPIGKWTNVGLQVFESSVPIGATPEYLAGHYMLQAASSFLPVIALAPQPNERVLDMASAPGGKTTHMAALMQNTGLIFANDANKARTKSLSANVHRLGCKNVVVCSYDGREFPKVLGGFDRVLLDAPCSGTGVISKDASVKTNKTERDFTLLSHLQKQLILCAIDSVDASSKTGGYIVYSTCSVTVDENESVVDYALRKRPNVKLVDTGLEFGVPGFTKFRGKKFDEKLSLTRRFYPHVHNMDGFYVAKIKIEKRQKKGEDKEEENDMEGVVLTEDGLTKDVDAGPAFDDAEDAAYIAESKRRHIKKLGYRVKPRNQAEVASTS; from the exons ATGGGTCGACGAGCACGAAACAAGCAGGCACCTCCTACTCCATTGGACCAGCAACAACATCCCAAATCAACCTCCAAACGAAAAGCTGATGCTCTCGACGACCCCGCACCTGTGAAATCTGTCAAGAAAGCAAAGCAGCTCGAATTGAAGAAACCAAATGGTGCCGCAAAGTCTGGGTCTAAACTAAAGAAACCAGAAAAGAGGTCAGCTACCAAGGGTAAATCCAAGGCAAAGGATGCACCGGTtgaggatgatgatgaggacTGGGAGGATATGGATGACGAAGAGGATGATCTACGGACATTGACCAA ACACCAGTTCGAGGCTAgtgatgaggaagaggatgCATATAGTGGAAAGCTTAGCGACCTGGAAGGGGATAGtgatgaggatgaaga CGATGAACCGTTGAGA AGCGGAAATGTGCAGGAGCTTCAATTCTCGGATAGCGATGAAGGTGATGATGCTCAGGACAGAGAGGATGGTGAAGGCGAAGAGAGCGACGCCGATTCCGATGACTCGGACGGCCCCATAACGGCAAAGAATATGGAGGCTCGTTCACGACGGCTCGAAAAAAGAGCTGCAGAGGACGCAGAACTTGAGCGAGCAGAGGCTAACTACGCAGAACCAACTGAAGCATTCTTCAAACTTCCAACAACAGAGGAACGTGAGAAGGAAAAGGCAGCAGGAGGTCCAGATGTACAAGAAGTGCAAATGCGAATGGCCGAGTGCGTCAAGGTCCTCAACGACTTCAAGAATTTGGCTGCGGAAGGACG GTCGCGCTCCGAATACACTGAACAATTAATTTCAGACATTGCAAGCTACTACGGTTACAATGAATTCTTGGCGGAGAAGCTGTTTGAACTGTTTTCGGTATCAGAG GCCATCGAATTCTTCGAGGCTAACGAAGTACCCAGGCCGGTAACCATCCGTACCAATACATTGCGTGCCCGTAGAAGAGATCTAGCGCAGGCACTAATCAACCGAGGAGTGAACCTAGAACCTATCGGCAAATGGACGAACGTAGGACTACAGGTTTTCGAAAGCAGCGTACCTATTG GTGCGACGCCTGAGTATCTTGCCGGGCATTATATGCTCCAAGCCGCATCATCGTTCCTTCCTGTTATCGCCCTTGCGCCACAACCGAATGAGCGAGTTCTAGATATGGCTTCGGCCCCAGGCGGAAAAACAACACATATGGCCGCGCTGATGCAAAATACGGGGCTTATCTTTGCCAACGACGCCAACAAGGCACGAACCAAGAGTTTATCCGCCAATGTTCATCGGTTGGGGTGCAAGAATGTGGTTGTTTGCTCGTACGACGGTCGTGAATTCCCCAAGGTTCTAGGAGGGTTCGATCGTGTTCTGTTGGACGCACCATGCAGTGGGACAGGTGTGATCAGCAAGGACGCGAGCGTGAAAACTAACAAG ACTGAGCGAGATTTCACACTCTTATCACATCTTCAAAAGCAATTGATCCTCTGTGCGATTGACAGCGTTGACGCATCATCTAAAACTGGCGGCTACATTGTATACTCGACATGCTCTGTCACCGTTGACGAGAATGAATCCGTCGTAGATTATGCCCTCCGCAAGCGACCGAATGTCAAACTCGTCGACACTGGACTCGAATTTGGTGTACCTGGATTTACAAAATTCCGTGGTAAGAAGTTTGACGAGAAACTATCGTTAACACGTCGGTTTTATCCCCATGTACACAATATGGATGGGTTCTATGTCGCCAAGATCAAAATAGAAAAGAGACAGAAGAAAGGAGAGGATAAGGAAGAGGAAAATGATATGGAGGGCGTCGTGCTGACTGAGGATGGGTTGACGAAAGATGTGGACGCTGGGCCTGCATTTGACGACGCTGAAGATGCTGCGTATATTGCAG AGTCCAAGAGGAGGCATATCAAAAAGCTCGGTTACCGTGTCAAACCTCGAAATCAAGCGGAAGTGGCCTCGACTAGCTAA
- a CDS encoding FAD-dependent oxidoreductase, which translates to MGRSIAIIGGGIIGASTAYYLSALSQDVEIHIVESVSIAAASSGKAGGFLALDWHSNKTKLLAALSFKLHQELADAHDGTNRWGYRRTNTLQLEIEEKRRNKSVPDAGWLSSISKASRRGNNRTGPSVPLTQTLAEVAQSRGVQIHLGATASKINFASESNKVPTELVATTSDGSEIVIPATDVVFAAGPWTGTLARKLLGKKDAGAAGTIEPSEPSSSIVLRPDASHPVTNHMLFTELTFGGRSREPEVYPRLDGTVYLCGAGGEDEAIALPERADQVKPVPAAIQRLKEAAAFVSPDTFGDAEVVAEQCCFRPNSQTGLPVIGKVREGIWMASGHGVWGIQNGPGTGKCLVRPTQT; encoded by the exons ATGGGAAGATCGATCGCGATTATTGGAGGAGGTATAATAGGCGCCTCAACCGC CTATTATCTTTCTGCCCTCTCTCAA GATGTAGAAATTCATATAGTAGAAAGCGTCTCAATCGCAGCAGC TTCGAGTGGCAAAGCGGGAGGATTTCTCGCTCTCGATTGGCACAGTAACAAAACCAAACTCCTTGCTGCACTATCTTTCAAGCTACACCAAGAACTTGCAGAT GCTCACGACGGGACAAATCGATGGGGTTATCGACGAACCAACACACTCCAACTCGAGATTGAAGAAAAGAGGAGGAATAAATCTGTGCCTGATGCAGGGTGGCTGAGTAGCATAAGCAAAGCCTC GAGACGAGGAAACAACCGCACAGGCCCATCCGTTCCACTAACGCAAACTCTCGCTGAAGTCGCCCAGTCCCGAGGAGTCCAGATCCACCTGGGCGCAACAGCGAGTAAAATCAATTTTGCATCAGAGTCGAACAAAGTTCCTACCGAACTCGTCGCGACGACATCGGATGGGTCTGAAATCGTGATCCCAGCGACGGATGTAGTTTTCGCAGCAGGACCGTGGACGGGTACACTCGCGCGCAAACTCCTAGGTAAAAAGGACGCGGGTGCGGCGGGGACGATCGAGCCGAGTGAACCGTCCTCGTCGATCGTTCTTAGACCCGACGCATCGCATCCGGTCACGAATCATATGCTTTTTACCGAGCTAACGTTCGGCGGTCGTTCGCGCGAGCCCGAGGTGTACCCGAGGTTGGACGGGACAGTTTACCTCTGCGGGGCAGGAGGGGAAGACGAGGCGATTGCTCTCCCCGAACGAGCTGACCAAGTGAAACCTGTGCCCGCAGCGATCCAGCGATTGAAGGAAGCTGCAGCATTTGTCTCGCCGGACACCTTTGGGGATGCCGAGGTTGTTGCAGAACAGTGCTGTTTCAGACCAAACTCTCAAACGGGCCTTCCGGTCATTGGTAAAGTTCGAGAAGG CATCTGGATGGCATCTGGACACGGTGTCTGGGGAATTCAGAATGGTCCTGGGACTGGGAAATGCTTGGTACGTCCCACACAAACCTGA
- a CDS encoding syntaxin protein, which translates to MARDRLAALRAQNGSDNGYTNMSDDAPPSQQYTNPYAQQDNGRYEMSAVNNSTTQLTAGDASDMSSFYTEISSIQDQIRTYNDTVQRIADLHNRSLNQADEAAVQRNASQLEQLQDDVSSLSSQLQRRIKDLMSKSLPGRDGQIRAQQTNLRVERQFKIVKPDATPEEIKAAVNDDSGNGQIFSQALMNSNRFGESRAAYREVQSRHEDLKKIEKTLTELAQLFNDMSVLVAQQDETIDTIEHHAMETHKDMEAGLQHTEAAVVSARGARKKRWICFGIIIAIIIVVLIIVLVVLAQASETLTGSGGNNNSSQPQATARI; encoded by the exons ATGGCTCGCGACAGACTTGCTGCTCTTCGT GCACAAAATGGAAGCGATAATGGGTACACCAACAT GAGCGACGACGCGCCCCCTTCCCAGCAATACACAAACCCATACGCGCAGCAGGACAACGGACGCTACGAAATGTCGGCGGTAAACAACAGCACGACACAGCTCACCGCGGGGGATGCTAGCGACATGTCTTCGTTCTACACCGAG ATTTCGTCGATCCAAGACCAAATCCGGACTTACAACGACACCGTCCAAAGGATCGCTGATTTGCACAACCGGTCATTGAACCAAGCCGACGAGGCCGCTGTCCAGCGCAATGCCTCTCAACTCGAGCAATTGCAGGATGATGTCAGCAGCCTTAGTAGCCAGCTGCAGCGACGTATCAAGGATTTGATGAGCAAGTCGTTACCTGGACGCGACGGTCAAATTCGGGCACAGCAGACTAATTTg CGCGTTGAGCGCCAGTTCAAGATCGTCAAGCCCGATGCGACCCCCGAAGAGATTAAGGCGGCTGTGAATGATGATTCGGGCAATGGTCAGATCTTCTCACAAGCT CTCATGAACTCTAACCGGTTTGGCGAGTCTCGGGCTGCGTACAGAGAAGTTCAAAGTCGTCATGAGGATTTGAAGAAGATTGAAAAGACTCTCACGGAGCTCGCTCAGTTGTTCAATGAC ATGAGCGTTCTTGTAGCTCAGCAGGATGAGACTATTGATACCATTGAGCACCATGCTATGGAGACTCACAAGGATATGGAGGCTGG GCTTCAGCACACCGAGGCTGCTGTCGTGTCGGCCCGTGGAGCAAGGAAAAAGCGATGGATCTGCTTCGGTATAATTATAGCGATTATAATCGTCGTTCTGATCATTGTTCTTGTTGTGTTGGCTCAGGCGAGTGAAACTCTGAC GGGTTCGGGcggcaacaacaacagcagccAGCCGCAAGCTACTGCTCGCATTTAG